The sequence TATGTTGCAGCCGTCTATGCCAGAATCTGGTTGTGAAATAGCCTGGATTAACTATTGACCAAGATTTCTATCCTTTCTCTGTTGGAGGGTGTCACGTCCCAAAATAACCTCTAGGTGTGACTGGTTCCCGTTAACATCACTTGCCGGGAGAACCAATTTTCTATATATTCATAATATCTACAAacactgagataaagacatgtaCAAATTAAAGTTCGTAAAATAGTTATTAAACGCAAAGTAATTATTCACCCAGTTATCATAATATGATTTATGAAAAGAACAGTACTTAGATAATAACTCTGTAGCCTCAAATCCCACACCAagaccatggagcatctaaacagagttacatgagttcaacttttgGGCATGCAAACCCAACAAAAAGaattataatctaaaaataactaaagatgGATGACAGCCTCCAAGAACAATGCGAAGGCTCACCTTAGCAACAAAATCCACACGTAAAGATTATCAACTACAAGTCTCTCTCTCCATAACTATATCTGTAGGTATGCAAaaaaggagtgagctatataatataacccagtaagatcctCGACCCTCTACTTTAATACCCCTTTAACATGTGTTAGAAAATACAAGACacaacaaaatatacaaataatatgtacataatGTCACTCATAAGGTAATGTCAATAAAATCTAAAAGGAAGTTTACAAATGTCACTCTATATCTCAACTCAATCAACTCTTATGGCTTGTCATAAACGGTAGTGAAGGTGATCGGCCTAGCACCCCGATAAGTCCATAGCAGcatatataatgccccaaaagtcTACTACGGcagcatgtacaagactctaacatattacgacagcataagtaatgcccctaacatattacaacAACTATGTATGTCCCTAGAGACACTATAAGACAGTGAAAAAAATATGTTCAATGCCCCAACGTCATATCATATATTACCACTAAGTAATTCTTCATACACCTCTCAAATTACATATCCACAGCTAGTAAAATACCACTAATTCTACCAAGTCCACACTTGTTCCAACACATGGACTAGGcagaaaaatatagttttttttataaatcaaatttgaaaagcaagcatcaaaacttaaagtctcacttacctcgctaATGAAAAATTTCCCAACTTTGCAATGTGTAGGACATCAACCAAACAACAATCAATGGTAtcaatctaaataaaatattaaataacaatattaattatgCTATTTCGAGATTAAGTCTCAATATCCCCAACTTTTAAACTTAGAGCTAAACCTTAATATCTCACACTGTTATATtgaattaacaataataatatcccAATAAAATTGTCCAAACATGATACCAAcaataaggaaaagaaaatttcCAAACAATGCTTCAGTTTTTTCCTGCTGCCAGTTGCTCCCAATGTTGAGAATTAATGTTTTCTCATTCTAATGAAACCAACACTGCAATCTTATTATTTCTAAGTCATTACCAAGTCAAATTACTGACTCAATCAAATAGGAAGAAGCATTATTGTCTCTTTCTTACAGTGTACAACACATACAGACAACAATATATTACAGTGATGATATCTCAATTTAGCCCATGCCTTATAATTATACGTACAATACAATGACAGGGCATTATGACATAAACCTGCTTCTTCCTTCTTTGTTTACTTTTCCCCTAAGTAGTCAATACTATCCATAACTTAGTAGCAAATAACTACCCACcaagaagaaaatcaaatatgCATTAGTGTCATTTTGCTGTCACTGTTTTCAAAATTCTATGCTAAAGAACTCTAAACAAACTTCATACCTTATCGGTGAAAGATACTTGCTAACGTTGTTTAGATAGTCTCTATTGTTGTTTTTTCCTACATTGCTTTGAGTACGTTGTTTGCTGATCTCTTCCAAGATTAAAGAGAGCAATATATTACCCAATTATTCTACTTGTAATGTTAGCAATGAAGGAGGCTTTTGGCTTGTCCCCtttaaatttcttaattaatattaataattggTTATTATTACCAATTAAccctttattaaaaataaaataataagttggTCTATTACATTCTCCTCTACTTAAAGTAACGTTCGTCTTCAACGGGTGTAGAATCATACCTAAAGTGTCAAATAAGTGAGGATATTGAATTCGCATCTCTCCGGACTTCCAAGTAGCCTCCTCGGTTGGATGATTATGCCACAACATCTTGACTGAAGCTATCTTTAATTATCTCAACTGTCGCAATTTCCTATCAAGAATAACTATCGGTCTTTCCTCATAAGTCAGATTCTCATCAAGATCTACATCCTCTGGATAGATCTTATGGCTATCATCATGAACATACCATATAtgcatagacacatgaaacacagAATGTACCGCATACAATATCAGAGGTGAATCTAGCCTATATGCCACCAATCCAAATCGGTCCAAGATCTCCTAAGGACCAAGGTATCtaggactcaacttacctttccAGCAAAATCTcataacttctttcataggaaaaactttttaaaaagcCTTTGTCTCCTTTTGCAAACTCCAAATCACGGACTCTcttatctgcataggacttcttcCTACTTTGTAACAGCTTAAGTCGGTCTCGAATCACCATAACCTTCTCCAATATATGTTGAACTAAATTAGTACCTAATAATTGTACTTCGTTGAGCTCAAACCAGCCAACTGGTGAACGACAATTGCGACCATATTGAGCCTCATATGGTGCCATTTGAATGCTCGactggtagctattattataagcaaactctgccaaaggcaaatggttatcccaatggccaccaaaatcaattgcacaagctCTAAGCATGTCCTTTAAGATCTAAATAACTCACACAGACTGCCCATCGATCTGCGGATGAAATGATGTACTCAACTCAACCTGCGAAACTAATAccttctgaaaagatttccaaaaatcaACAGTGAACTGTGCACCTCAATCAGATATGATTGAAATAGGAACACCATAAAGTCGAACTATCTCCCATAGGTAAATTTTTGCTAACTATTTTACGGTATAAGTCAGTCGAACTGGTATAAAATGGGCAGATTTTGTAAgtctatcaactatcacccaaaCTAAGTCGTGCTTCCTTAAGGTATTTGGCAActcgataatgaaatccatagtaatcctTTACCACTTCCACtctaaaataatcaatttttataTCACTCCACCAGGTTTTTGATGTTCAtatttaacctgctgacaatttaaAGAACTAGTCACATGTTTCAAAATATCAACTTTTATACCTTTCCACCAGTACAATATGTGCAAGTTTGATTTATTTTCATAGGACCAGGGTGGATAGAGTATCGCAAATTATAAGCCTCATCAAGAATTAGTTGTCTCACGTCACCCACAATGGGAAAACACAATCTTCCATGATGATGTAGCACACCTTTACCATCAATAGTGAAAAACTTAACACCATCATTCTGCACTCGATCTAGAATCACAACAAGGTAGGGATCATCAAATTGACAAGTCTTAACTTGCCCAACGAAGGATGACTGAACCACCATAACTGCAGGTAACTTACCAGGCACCGTGTGATCAATTCAAACTCCATAattagctaaagactgaatatCAATAACCATAGGTCATCTTTCGGCAGTAAATCGGGTCAAGCTACCCAAGACTTCCTATTCAAAGCGTCTTCTACCACATTCACCTTCctaggatgatacaagatagtaAGATCACAATCTTTAAGTAACCCTAAATACTATCGTTGTCTTAGATTCAGATCTCTTTGCTTGAATAAGTATTgcagactcttgtgatcagtataGATTTCACACGGCTCCCTATTAAGATAATGACTCCAGATCTTGGGTGTAAATACAATCGCGACCAATTCCAAGTCGTGAGTCAGACAATTCTTCTCATGGAACTTTATCTGTCGAGATTCataagccaccactttaccattctgcattaaaacacaaacTAATCCAattcgagatgcatcacaataaatagtgAAACCACCCTCTGTCGTAGGTAAAGtcaaaatcaaagctaaaatcAATGTTGTCTTTAATTTGTAAAAACTTTCTTCACATTCATCTGACCATAAAAAAACCATATTTTTCTGAATCTAGCGGTTCAATGGAGCGGCTATCTTCGAGAAGTCTtctataaacctcctataataattaGCTAGACCCAAGAATCTACGTATCTGTGTAACAGTACTAGGTCGAGGCCAATATCGAACTGCTTCAATCTTATTTGGATTAATATGAATCCCATCTCTTGAAACCATATGCCCCCAAAAGGAAACCATgcctaaccaaaactcacactttgagaatttggcataaagCTTTTGTTCTATAAGTGTCTACAACACAACTCTTAAATGTTGTCCATGTTTTGCCTCACTTCGAGattaaaccaaaatgtcatcaatgaacacaataacaaaatgGTTTAAGTACGgcttgaataccctattcatgaggtccataaatgttgtaggttcattcgttagtccaaaagacatcactaaaaatttaaaatgccCATACTGGTTCGAAAGTTGTCTTAGTGATATCTTCAACCTTGACTCgtagctgatgataacctgatctcaaGTCAATTTAGAAAAGTGAGtagcaccctgtaactgatcgaATAGATTATCAATTCAGGGCAAAGTATACTTATTcctaattgttaccttatttaactgcctatagtcaatgcacattctcatcctaccatctttttttttttacaaataacataggtgcaccccaaggtgacacactaggactgatgaatcccttatctagtaACTCTTGGAGTTGaaccttcaattccttcaactcagttggagccaaacggtaaggtggaatagagataggttgagtccCTGGCACTAAATTAATGTTGAGCTTAATTTTTCTTATCGGAGGTAGCCCGAGCAAATCATCTGGAAACACATCAATAAACTCCCGAACAATAGGAACATTGTTAATAGAAACTTTCTCTGCTCGAGTGTCATGAACGGTACCAACAAAATCCAAACAACTATGGTTAATTATTCGATGGGCTTTTACATAAGATATTATCTTTTCTTGAGTCACAGGAGTTATACCTTTCCACACTAAGAGTGGTTCTCCAAGAATATCAAAATGTATAAGATTAGCATAACAATCAACCAAAACATAACATGAcaccaaccaatccatacccataataacatcaaaattcgTCATTGGCAAAACAAGTAGATCAACTATGGTGGCCCTACCCTAAATGGATATCACATAATCTCTATAAACTCTATCCACTGATAAGGTCTCCATCCTTCTTTCTAAGAATAAAGCAAAAAATAGAGACACATACGAGTATGTAGAACTAGGATCAATAAGAGAATATGCCTCATGAGAATATACAGTGATACTACCTATGACTACTGTATTAAATACCTCTATGTCTTGTCTAGCCATAGAAAAGAATCTCGGTGGTTCACCCTCTTTTTGAGAACCCTGAGAACCCTATCGTCCTTATCCACGAGCACACTGTGGAGCGATCCTAGCTGGCTGAGTGTGACCACCTACAATATCTCTCTGTACCTGAGCAGTAGTTTGACTTGAATCAGAATTTCCCTTAGGACAAAACTTAGAAATATGCCTTCTTTCATCACAAGTATAACAAGGACCACCAACTCTTCCATAATTAGAATATTTTGGATATTGTCTAGACTGAAAAGAATCGCTACTCTTTCATTGCATCTGCTGCTGACCCTGTCTCACTGGATAACTATTCTTTGAAGATTGACCTACCAACTCTGACTGCATAGACCTAGACTGACCATAATGAAAACCACTTTTTCTCCCAGACGGAGCATCACTAACCCACCTGAGTTACCGCCCTTTTTTCTCAATTAATCCTTTCCATCTCATAATAAGATTAAGAACGGAGAGCAGTGTTAGCCACCTCAGCATAAGATCCATTACATACATCCCATATCAATGGACCACGATAATGATCCTTTAGTCCATCTATAAATCGTCTTAATTTCTCCCTCTGATCTGTAACCAAAGATGGAACATACCTGGACAACTCAGTGAACTTAGCTTCATACTCAGTGACCGTCATAGATCACTGTCACAAATTATTAAAATAGCATCTCATGTCATTTTGTTTGATCAATGGAATAAATTTGTCCataaacataactaaaaactctGACTAAGTGATCGGTGGTAGCCTTGCTTGTCTACCCCTCAAAACGGAAGTCCACCACGCCTTGGGAGACCGTGAGAATAGAAAAGTAGTAAATTCTACACCAAGAGTCTCCTTCAATCCCAAAGTAGTCAGTATTTTCTCACAATGATGTACAAATTTTTGAGGCTCAATAGAAGATGGCGTAGCATCAAACTCTGGAGGCTTAAGATCTATGAAATTCATAAGATCCTTGGGTTGCCCTACAGCTGTAACCGACTGATTAACTGGTTGAAGTTTCTGAGAAGTTGTAAAATTCAACTGAAATTATGCTTGCGTCTGCAAAGTTGTAGCTTGAGGAGATGGAGTTCGATCCTGATTAGGCACCAATGCCTCAGGTGCATTCAATATTCTTACCACTATATCTGCAGGCAATGCAACAGTAGGTGCAACAATTGGTACTACAGCTGGAGTTTCTCGATTAAACTGGTCCTGCGTTTGCTCAGAAGCCACAACTTGGGGCTGTCTCCCATTCCCAACTCCAGGTTGAGCACCGGCCTGCGTCCTAGTTTGAGGCCTAGTTGGATGAGACCCAACTCTACCTCTAAGGGTAGAATCCTGTCCATCACCACGCCCAATAGATGCATTAGATCGACTAGCGAAAGAAGAACCACGTCATTTAACCATCTGCAAAACAATATTTAAAGGTTAGACTTAATTCAACTCAACACACgaataatgaataaaagagaaagcTTCTTATATGTTCTGTagcctcaagttcataagtatGGACGCGTACATACCCATGAATAAGAATCTACTAAACACTGGTCCATGACCTGGGACTAAAACGTAcactttgataccaactttttcacaTCCCAAAATAACCCTTAGGTATGACTGGCTCCCGTTAACATTACTTGCCGGGAGAACCAATTTTCTATACATTCACAATATCTACAAACATGGAGATAAAGACATGTACAACTTCAAGTGTGTGAAATAGTTATTAAATACAAAGTAATTATCCACCAGTTATTATAATACGATTTATGAAAACAACAATACTTAGATAATAACTCTTCAGCCTCAAATCCCACACCAAGACCATGGATCATCTAAacagagttacatgagttcaacttttgGGCATGCAAACccaaaaaaaagaattataatctaaaaataactaaagctAGATGACAGCCTCCACAAATAATGCAAAGGCTTACTTTAGCAATAACATCCACACGAAAAGACCGTCAGCCACAAGTCTTTCTCTTCGCAACCGTATCTGCAGGTATGCAAGTAAAGACCGAGCTATATAAATCTAACCCAGTAAAGATTCTCGACCCACTACTTTAATACCTTGTAACAAGTGTTAAAAAATACAAGGCacaacaaaatatacaaaaaaatatgtaCATAATGTCTCTCATAAGGTAATGTCAATAAGATCCAAAAGGAAGTTCAAAAATATCACTCTATATCTCAACTCAATCAACTCTCACAGCTTATCATAAACGGCAATGAAGGTGATCGGCCTAGCACCCTGAAAAGTCCATGGCAAcatatataatgcctcaaaagtcTACTGCGGTAGCATGTacaagcccctaacatattacgacaacataagtaatgcccctaacatattacgacagCTATGTATTCCCCTAGAGACTATAACGACAACAAAGAAATATGTTCAACGCCCCAACATCATCTCATATATTACCACTAAGTAATTCTCCATACACCTCACAAATTATATATCCACAACTAGTCAAATACCACTGATTTTACCAAGTTCATGCCTgtcccaacacatggactaggcaaaaaaacatatttttttaaaaaaatcagatttgaaaagcaagcatcaaaacttaaagtctcacttacctcgctaATGAAAAATTTCCCAACTTTACAATGTGTAGGACATCAACCAAACAATGATCAATGGGAtcaatctaaataaaatattaaataacaatattacaacaacaacaacaacaaacccagtgtattcccacctggattaaataacaatattaattatgCTATTTCGGGATTGTCTCAATAGCCCCAACTTTTAAACTTAGAGCTAAACCTTAATATCTCACACTGTTATATTGAATTAACAATGATAATATCCTAATACAACTGTCCAAACATGATACCAataataaggaaaagaaaatttcCAAACAATGCTTCAGTTTTTTCTTACTGCCAGTTGCTCCCAATGTTAAGAATTAATGTTTTCTCATGCTAATGAAACCAACACTGCAATCTTATTATTTCTAAGTCATTACTGATACAAGAAAACACcaggaaaaaagaaattgaaactaagaatgTAAAAACCAGCAAACACACAAAGTgaaaaacaacacaaagaaaggggatgaagaagaagattgcataaacataaagatagatagaaagacccttacttctaccaagtgattaacaaaataTGGTGTATAAAACCATCAATCACATCTtaccaatagaagctcaaaccattctcttaggtggaccaagggaattcacactcctcaaaacccacctttcttgccaatttgtcaacacaagtgaaatccatcattTGTGctaaccccaattcaatttctctctcttaaggaTAAGGAGAATAATACAAGCTAACACTAATATTACAATCTAAAtattcactcaattcattatgttaaaacttaggaaaaataagagctaaggttcTATTTATACTTATCACGaacaaggacaaaaatacccttaatgaagggtgcttctttggagtgtaaaaagggaGTCTTAAAAGACAACAATAGCCCTAAAAtagggcgcctcttgagtgtcaaATCATAGTGTGCAAAGTCTATTTTGTCCTTCAAGTGAGGCGCCTCTCAAGTGTAATggttcccttctcctccttcCACTTGACAAGGTTTTAAAAtgctccaaacacttgccaatttcaaagtttgaacctttgacaatgccTTGTATAATTTTGTGCACCTCATACttatatcatcctctctatcttgaagggaatttttccttaaattcagatcctacaaaatcaaaaagagaagaaaaacaagcacacaatcctcttggtaggagggttagcattagtgcCAAATTATATGAACAGACCAAGGGGACACACTCTTAGAATATAGCCAACAATCCTTTGTAATAATCATGAAACACTTACTATAAGAAACACAAAGGACATGACTTAGATATGCATTAAAGAGAGGAAAGTACAACCCAAAATCATCACATATTTCAACActccaaggttgttcacatttgaaatacaaCCACGGGTCCTTTGTTTGTGAAATGAGAAGCTTAGCATGAATGGCATAAAAGGAGGTGgttttggaaaatatcaagagataaggaaactacaatggtcttaacgactttactatacccaaaaggtaagactacctttggcttaggaaccataagatatatttatttcattacctctacaaagAACCTCATCAAATATGGTTCCACTATTGATCCTAAGGTCCCTCACCCACACATCACTATCATTCAAACAAGGAAACTAACCACCAAACTTCCTACCTCTACACAATACAAATTCAGAATTAACATTCTTATCATCATAGCTAAAAAGGTAGTATAAAAAAGAATTAAGTGTGAAGACATCATGTcgagggggtacacttttaaaatataaccaaCAATCCTTTGTTCTAACCATGAAACATCTAGTATGAGCATTACAAAGGATAGGTATAATACAGAcatcaaaggaaaataagaacAAGATGAAACAATCCCTTTTCCTCCCCACTAgtacaccgggatcaaatgggtaaAGTGGCCAAGGGACTAAACCAAAGCTACTTATTCCATCTACTAGGGTATCATACTCACCCAAAGCATTTTTTCTTAAGGGAAGACTAGCACACAAGGATAAATACCTACGGCTTAGTAGGCTTTCCTTAACAACATACACCTCATCATCTGCAATCTCTCCATACACATGATCATCAAGAACATAATTAATAGCAAGGTTCTCACCATATAAGATTTTCAAGAGACCATATTCATTATCAAGATCAACATTATATACATTAACACTAACTTGAGGCTCATCAAGCACATCATATATAAACTCAAGTAGTGGGCTACATTCgtgagtaaattgatcatcattcacatcctcactagttgttggcaactcacataccaacgtagactcaccttggttttcacaagggtcaactagtgtgtgagcACTCTTGTCacttagtaatggaaccttattcaagtcatGAGTGCTaacactagatggacacaaatcattcttacaaaaagaatcaattttgtcatctttaggatcaactagtgcttgcgaaCTTACATCAAGAATTTGGTCTTTATGCAATCTaacaataccaagagtatcacaaagggaagactcAAGCGATTCTCCTCCAAGCAAATCATCAACTACATCCATTTGGCTACTACTAACCACATTACGACATTCTAAGTTTATAAGAGTGTAGGAGATAGCATTGTTAATTTTAGCTCACATGAGGTATGACCTTCATCTAGCTTTGGATCATGGCAGCCCATTTGTTTCTTTGGGAAGCTCTCATTACAAGGGAGTTTGTCAAGAATTTTTCCTTGTATCACCTCTTTGTCATTTTTCCCAAAGTTGGAATTCTTAGCCAAGAGCTCTATTTGATCAACAACCATGTGTTCTTGAGGAACTCTCCTTGAATCTTCCGATGGAAGTATATTATCTTGAACTTGCACAC comes from Capsicum annuum cultivar UCD-10X-F1 chromosome 2, UCD10Xv1.1, whole genome shotgun sequence and encodes:
- the LOC107857715 gene encoding uncharacterized protein LOC107857715 — protein: MTVTEYEAKFTELSRYVPSLVTDQREKLRRFIDGLKDHYRGPLIWDVCNGSYAEVANTALHRVQNDGVKFFTIDGKGVLHHHGRLCFPIVGDVRQLILDEAYNLRYSIHPGPMKINQTCTYCTGGKKVLVSQVELSTSFHPQIDGQSVYQSSIQMAPYEAQYGRNCRSPVGWFELNEVQLLGTNLVQHILEKVMVIRDRLKLLQSRKKSYADKRVRDLEFAKGDKGFLKSFSYERSYEILLESHKIYPEDVDLDENLTYEERPIVILDRKLRQLR